In Gambusia affinis linkage group LG08, SWU_Gaff_1.0, whole genome shotgun sequence, a single window of DNA contains:
- the mbtps1 gene encoding membrane-bound transcription factor site-1 protease: MITQFVLLSLRAKMVLFLLLASSLLGTLAGLLPVVGMESEQEANPRSDYRTPNVQPIHSPADSNCSQLTLKLEFSSEVVEHEYIVTFTGYFSAKARSLYISSALRGAGDKKLEWHIVPRENPASDFPSDFELVHIKQASSSSLLTLEDHPYVKRVTPQRKVFRSLKYIPSPEPAAPCNGTHDSQKWQSWQSSRPFRRTSLSLGSGFWHATGRHSSRRLLRAIPRHVAQILQADVLWQMGHTGSGVKVAVFDTGLSEKHPHFKNVKERTNWTNEKTLDDGLGHGTFVAGVIASMRECQGFAPDSELHIFRVFTNNQVSYTSWFLDAFNYAILKKIDVLNLSIGGPDFMDHPFVDKVWELTANKVIMVSAIGNDGPLYGTLNNPADQMDVIGVGGIDFEDNIARFSSRGMTTWELPGGYGRVKPDIVTYGAGVRGSGLKEGCRSLSGTSVASPVVAGAVTLLASTVLNRELVNPASMKQALIASARRLPGVNMFEQGHGKLDLIRAYQLLNSYRPQASLSPSYIDLTECPYMWPYCSQPIYYGGMPTIVNVTILNGMGVTGRIVDKPIWQPYLPQNGDNIDVAVSYSPVLWPWAGYLAVSISVAKKAASWEGIAQGHVMVTVASPAENDSEVGGELTSTVKLPIKVKIVPTPPRSKRVLWDQYHNLRYPPGYFPRDNLRMKNDPLDWNGDHIHTNFRDMYQHLRSMGYFVEVLGAPLTCFDASQYGTLLMVDSEEEYFPEEITKLRRDIDNGLSLIIFSDWYNTSVMRKVKFYDENTRQWWMPDTGGANVPALNDLISVWGMAFSDGLYEGDFTLVDHDMYYASGCSIARFPEDGIVIAKNLKDQGLEVLKQETAVVEGVPILGLYQTPSEGGGRIALYGDSNCIDDSHRQKDCFWLLDALLQYTSYSMTPPSLTHSHSRVAPPAGAERPLPQRLEGNHLYRYSKVLEAHLGDPKPRPLPACPHLSWAKPQPLNETAPSNLWKHQKLLSVDLDKVALPNMKSYRPQVRPLSPGESGAWDIPGGIMPGRYNQEVGQTIPVFAFLGAMVVLSFFVVQLTKAKSKPKRRKPRIKRPTYLQQQTATAGKNPTV, encoded by the exons ATGATAACACAGTTCGTGCTACTTTCTTTACGAGCCAAAATGGTTCTATTCTTGCTGCTGGCATCCTCACTTTTGGGAACGCTGGCAGGCCTTTTGCCTGTAGTAGGGATGGAGTCAGAACAGGAGGCAAACCCCAGATCTGACTATCGGACCCCCAACGTGCAGCCCATCCACTCACCAGCTGATTCAAACTGCTCCCAGTTGACCCTGAAACTGGAGTTTTCTTCTGAGGTGGTAGAACACG agtACATCGTAACGTTTACGGGGTACTTCTCAGCCAAGGCCCGCAGCCTGTACATCAGCAGTGCCTTGCGGGGAGCTGGAGACAAAAAGCTCGAGTGGCACATCGTTCCCAGAGAGAACCCGGCTTCTGACTTCCCTAGCGACTTCGAGCTGGTCCACATCAAGCAAGCTTCGTCCAGCAGCCTGCTGACCTTAGAGGATCACCCTTACGTCAAGAGGGTGACGCCGCAACGCAAAGTTTTCCGATCCCTCAAGTACATTCCCT caccTGAACCTGCTGCACCCTGCAACGGCACACATGACTCCCAGAAATGGCAGTCGTGGCAGTCTTCTCGACCCTTCAGGCGAACCAGCCTGTCGCTCGGCTCGGGTTTTTGGCACGCCACCGGTCGCCACTCCAGCCGCCGGCTGCTGCGTGCCATCCCCCGCCACGTTGCTCAGATCCTGCAGGCAGATGTTCTGTGGCAGATGGGACACACAG gttcTGGCGTAAAGGTAGCGGTTTTTGACACAGGTCTGAGTGAGAAGCATCCACATTTTAAGAACGTGAAGGAGCGAACAAACTGGACCAATGAAAAGACTCTGGATGATG GCCTGGGCCATGGGACATTTGTAGCAGGAGTTATAGCCAGTATGAGGGAGTGTCAGGGCTTCGCCCCTGACTCTGAGCTCCACATCTTCAGAGTGTTCACAAACAACCAG gtTTCCTACACCTCATGGTTTCTGGATGCTTTTAACTATGCCATCCTGAAGAAAATTGATGTTTTGAATCTCAGCATTGGTGGACCTGACTTCATGGACCATCCTTTTGTTGATAAG GTGTGGGAGCTGACTGCCAACAAAGTGATCATGGTTTCTGCTATCGGTAACGACGGACCTCTGTATGG CACCTTGAACAATCCAGCTGACCAGATGGATGTGATAGGAGTTGGAGGGATCGATTTTGAGGACAACATAGCCAGGTTTTCCTCAAGAGGCATGACAACTTGG GAGCTTCCGGGGGGTTACGGCAGAGTAAAGCCCGATATTGTGACCTACGGTGCAGGGGTTCGAGGCTCAGGGCTGAAGGAGGGATGCCGCTCGTTGTCTGGTACCAGCGTAGCCTCTCCTGTGGTTGCCGGTGCCGTCACCCTCTTGGCCAG CACCGTCCTCAACCGGGAGCTGGTGAACCCCGCCTCCATGAAGCAGGCTCTGATCGCCTCGGCTCGCAGGCTGCCTGGGGTCAACATGTTTGAGCAGGGCCACGGGAAACTGGACCTGATCCGAGCATATCAGCTCCTGAACAGCTACAGACCCCAGGCCAG TCTCTCTCCCAGCTACATCGACCTCACAGAGTGTCCATATATGTGGCCTTACTGCTCTCAGCCAATCTACTACGGAGGAATGCCCACCATCGTTAATGTCACCATCCTCAATGGCATGGGGGTCACGGGCAGGATCGTCGACAAG CCCATCTGGCAGCCGTACCTGCCTCAGAACGGCGACAACATCGACGTGGCCGTCTCATACTCACCTGTGCTGTGGCCGTGGGCCGGTTACCTGGCCGTGTCCATCTCTGTGGCCAAGAAAGCTGCATCGTGGGAGGGCATTGCTCAAGGTCATGTGATGGTCACAGTCGCCTCTCCTGCAGAGAATGAT tCAGAAGTTGGAGGGGAGCTTACGTCTACAGTCAAGCTACCCATAAAAGTAAAGATCGTGCCGACTCCACCTCGCAGTAAGAGGGTGCTGTGGGACCAGTACCACAATCTGCGCTACCCACCCGGCTATTTTCCCCGTGACAACCTCCGCATGAAGAACGACCCACTGGACTG GAATGGAGATCACATCCACACCAACTTCAGGGACATGTACCAGCATCTGAGGAGCATGGGCTACTTTGTGGAAGTGCTGGGAGCACCTCTGACATGTTTCGACGCCAGTCAGTATG GCACACTGTTAATGGTGGACAGTGAGGAAGAGTATTTTCCTGAAGAGATCACCAAGCTGAGGAGAGACATTGACAACGGCCTGTCACTCATCATCTTCAGCGACTGGTACAACACCTCGGTGATGAGGAAGGTCAAGTTCTACGATGAAAACACCAG ACAGTGGTGGATGCCGGACACAGGGGGCGCTAATGTGCCAGCCTTGAACGACCTGATCTCAGTCTGGGGGATGGCTTTCAGCGACGGGCTGTATGAGGGGGACTTCACCCTGGTAGATCATGACA TGTACTACGCCTCAGGCTGCAGCATTGCCCGTTTCCCAGAAGATGGAATTGTAATTGCCAAGAACCTGAAAGATCAAG GTCTTGAAGTATTGAAGCAGGAGACTGCTGTGGTCGAGGGAGTCCCCATTCTGGGACTGTACCAAACCCCTTCAGAGGGGGGAGGTCGGATAGCTCTGTATGGAGACTCAAACTGTATTGACGACAGTCACAGACAAAAAG ACTGTTTCTGGTTGCTGGATGCTCTGCTGCAGTATACTTCTTACAGTATGACTCCTCCCAGCCTCACCCACTCCCACAGCAGAGTGGCGCCTCCTGCAGGTGCAGAGCGGCCACTGCCCCAGAGACTGGAAG GGAACCACCTGTACCGTTACTCCAAGGTTCTGGAGGCTCACCTGGGTGACCCCAAGCCACGCCCCCTACCAGCGTGTCCCCACCTATCCTGGGCAAAGCCACAGCCACTCAATGAAACGGCCCCCAG TAACCTTTGGAAGCACCAGAAGCTTCTCTCAGTGGATCTGGACAAAGTGGCTCTGCCTAACATGAAGTCCTACCGTCCCCAGGTCCGACCCCTGTCCCCTGGGGAGAGCGGGGCCTGGGACATCCCAGGAG